The DNA segment GTTTCAACGATTTCTTTACCCGAGCGCTAAAAGACGGCGTACGCGTGATTGATGCCGCTCCCGATGTCATTGTCTCCCCAGCAGATGGTGCGATTTCGCAATTGGGCAAAATTTCGGGCGATGACATTTTTCAGGCCAAAGGACAGTCATTTTCGGTTAAGCAGTTGATCGGGGATCAAACACTGGCTGCGCCTTTTTTAGGGGGTGAATTCGCTACAGTTTATTTATCCCCTCGTGATTATCACCGTGTCCATATGCCATTTGCGGGTCGTTTGACGGATACCCTATATATTCCTGGCGAGTTATTCTCGGTGAATGGCACTACTGCGCAGCACGTGGAAGGATTATTTGCACGCAATGAGCGAATGGTGTGTCTGTTTGATACGGCTGTGGGTCGTATGGCTGTCGTATTGGTGGGAGCCATGATCGTTGCAGGGATTGAGACCGTGGCGACAGGTAAAGCAAAGCCAACGGGTCATATTGAGCATCAGAAGCATGATTTAAGTTTAGAAAAAGGTGTTGAGCTGGGTCGTTTCTATCTGGGTTCTACTGCTGTGGTCTTGTTTGAACCACATCAAGTGAAATGGCTTGAGACGCTGACTGCGGATAGTACTGTAGTGATGGGCGGGAAGATGGGCGTTTTAACAAGCCAGTAAGGATCAAAAGTGATGAAGTAGGCCGATTCTTCTGCCTACTTCAGTATAAAAATAAAAATTCGTTTTAAAAAATTACAACTTGGCAGCCAAAGCCTCTAATTGATCAGCACATTTTCCCCAGCCTTCATGAAATCCCATTTGTTCATGGGCTTCGCGATCCGCCACTGTCCAGTGAACGGCGCGGGCGGTGTACTT comes from the Aquirhabdus parva genome and includes:
- the asd gene encoding archaetidylserine decarboxylase (Phosphatidylserine decarboxylase is synthesized as a single chain precursor. Generation of the pyruvoyl active site from a Ser is coupled to cleavage of a Gly-Ser bond between the larger (beta) and smaller (alpha chains). It is an integral membrane protein.); its protein translation is MSKHSPFILFQHLVPQHGLSRLVGSLAASKIGLVKNTFIKTFANRYDIDMSIALEENLTAYESFNDFFTRALKDGVRVIDAAPDVIVSPADGAISQLGKISGDDIFQAKGQSFSVKQLIGDQTLAAPFLGGEFATVYLSPRDYHRVHMPFAGRLTDTLYIPGELFSVNGTTAQHVEGLFARNERMVCLFDTAVGRMAVVLVGAMIVAGIETVATGKAKPTGHIEHQKHDLSLEKGVELGRFYLGSTAVVLFEPHQVKWLETLTADSTVVMGGKMGVLTSQ